In Lepidochelys kempii isolate rLepKem1 chromosome 10, rLepKem1.hap2, whole genome shotgun sequence, a single window of DNA contains:
- the MRTFB gene encoding myocardin-related transcription factor B isoform X6 — translation MIDSSKKQQQGFPEILPTGDIETLKEKECLEVNSQKSLKEVLQLRLQQRRTREQLVDQGIMPPLKSPAAFHEQRKSLERARTENFLKHKIRSRPDRSELVRMHILEETFAEPSLQATQMKLKRARLADDLNEKIAQRPGPMELVEKNILPVDSSVKEAIIVGQESYPQALDDYSFDEDSSDALSPDQPASQESQGSAASPGEPKTRDSPSSVTPNTTSTTQQYLSLTSAVPEFLKPAPTTEQHTIHSTTTATTLTTTTLSAAKPGPTLVKQSHPKNPNDKHRSKKCKEPKPRVKKLKYHQYIPPDQKGEKNEPQMDSNYARLLQQQQLFLQLQILSQQQQHYNYQTILPAPLKPLSDKQNNNGNIPLTTLSSSAPTSVACTPRQNSNIPSRKPGPLPSSLDDLKVAELKMELKLRGLPVSGTKTDLIERLKPYQDLNNNSVNTNKVVAITTSTGVISNTGEVTVTFPVTTLTKSVGSFPSETSSAGTGFKLAHTESISSPLPISPSSSEQSSLSTDDTNMTDTFTEMMTMMSPSQFLSTSPLRVTVNEDSLSHASRSISSMELDAAEKDRKLQEKEKQIEELKRKLEQEQKLVEVLKMQLKVEKQGQQQQSQTPVNSITMLDQKQLNAAIKDENTLTDCSSPRQPVSVTSHSLGQPVSTGGQNLVAKKAVIIKQEVPLAKAEPQNVISQFYVSSQRQPQTAVVAQPQALLTTHGSTQLLLPLSIQGPNSATSVQLPVGNIQLQSQAGIQASSQVSAPVSSSGPVQTAAQMHGPPSKQNTVTQYVLSQAQQIRKVFPPNTSNTVFPYQNPPVKTLQQPFINKALNTSLDAGKNQVPSVQNGPNKPDSPSESQPYIIQHTLFSNPGTKTKDPPRYEEAIKQTRNMQACQREISNAHSQQMDDLFDILIKSGEISLPLKEEPSPISKMRPVTANITTMPVNTVVSRPPPQVQMAPPMSLEPTNSLSISLENQLEALLDGHLPSGNEIPQLASSSEDRESFSLIEDLQNDLLNHSSMLDHAHSPMETADQQFTANSSCLSLDLPDTNLDNMEWLDITMPNSSSGLTPLSSTAPSMFSTDFLDPQDLQLHWD, via the exons AGACATTTGCAGAACCCTCACTGCAGGCAACTCAGATGAAACTGAAGAGAGCTCGGCTGGCAGATGATCTGAATGAGAAGATTGCTCAGAGGCCTGGCCCTATGGAACTGGTGGAAAAGAACATCCTTCCTGTCGACTCCAGTGTTAAAGAAGCAATTATAG TTGGACAAGAGAGTTATCCCCAAGCTTTGGATGATTACTCATTTGATGAAGACAGCAGTGACGCTTTATCTCCAGATCAGCCTGCTAGCCAGGAATCCCAGGGTTCAGCAGCGTCTCCTGGTGAGCCAAAAACAAGGGACTCGCCATCATCAGTCACACCGAACACTACTTCTACTACACAG CAGTATCTCTCATTAACTTCTGCAGTCCCTGAATTCCTGAAGCCTGCCCCCACCACCGAGCAGCACACTATACACTCTACAACTACTGCTACTACTCTGACCACAACTACTCTATCTGCAGCAAAGCCTGGGCCAACTTTGGTAAAG CAAAGCCATCCCAAGAACCCAAATGACAAGCATCGGAGCAAGAAATGTAAAGAACCTAAGCCTAGGGTAAAGAAGTTGAAGTACCATCAATATATCCCACCTGATCAGAAAGGGGAGAAGAACGAGCCACAGATGGACTCCAATTATGCTCGTTTGCTACAGCAACAGCagctttttttgcagctgcagatcctgagCCAACAGCAACAACACTACAACTACCAGACAATTCTACCTGCACCGCTCAA ACCCCTCAGTGACAAACAGAACAACAACGGGAATATACCACTGACTACTTTGAGCAGCAGCGCACCTACGTCGGTAGCCTGCACACCAAGACAGAACAGTAATATTCCCAGCAGGAAACCAGGACCGCTTCCTTCAAGCTTGGATGACCTGAAG GTAGCTGAACTGAAGATGGAATTGAAATTAAGGGGATTGCCAGTGTCTGGAACGAAAACAGATCTTATTGAGCGTCTGAAACCCTACCAAGACCTTAATAATAATAGTGTCAATACTAATAAAGTGGTTGCAATAACCACTTCTACTGGTGTTATCAGTAACACAGGGGAGGTAACTGTGACATTCCCTGTTACAACATTAACTAAATCAGTAGGGAGCTTTCCTTCAGAAACATCGTCTGCTGGAACTGGCTTCAAATTAGCACATACTGAAAGCATTAGCTCCCCTTTGCCCATTTCACCATCTTCTTCAGAACAATCAAGTCTAAGCACAGATGACACAAACATGACAGATACTTTCACAGAAATGATGACCATGATGTCACCATCCCAGTTCTTAAGTACTTCACCTCTAAGAGTGACTGTGAATGAAGACAGTCTGAGTCATGCTAGTAGAAGCATCTCAAGCATGGAGCTTGATGCAGCAGAAAAGGACCGCAAGCTTCAAGAAAAAGAGAAGCAGATTGAAGAGCTCAAAAGGAAACTGGAACAAGAACAGAAACTTGTGGAAGTACTGAAAATGCAACTGAAGGTTGAAAAACAGGGTCAGCAGCAGCAATCCCAGACTCCTGTTAACTCCATAACTATGTTGGATCAGAAACAACTAAATGCTGCTATCAAAGATGAAAACACTCTCACTGATTGCTCTAGTCCAAGGCAACCAGTATCTGTAACCAGCCATTCTTTAGGACAGCCAGTGTCTACTGGTGGCCAGAACCTAGTTGCTAAAAAGGCTGTCATTATCAAGCAGGAGGTACCTTTGGCCAAAGCTGAACCACAGAATGTAATCTCTCAATTCTATGTGAGTTCACAGAGGCAGCCACAAACTGCAGTTGTTGCCCAGCCTCAAGCTTTACTAACTACCCATGGATCAACACAGTTGCTACTCCCACTGTCTATCCAAGGACCAAATtcagccacttcagtgcagctacCAGTGGGCAATATACAGCTACAG TCACAAGCAGGAATTCAGGCTTCATCACAAGTATCTGCGCCTGTTTCATCTTCTGGTCcagttcagacagcagcacagatgcATGGTCCACCATCAAAACAAAATACTGTCACACAGTATGTGCTCAGTCAGGCCCAACAAATCAGAAAG GTTTTCCCACCTAATACATCAAATACAGTATTTCCCTATCAAAATCCACCCGTTAAAACACTACAACAGCCTTTTATCAATAAGGCATTAAACACTAGCCTTGATGCTGGGAAGAACCAGGTTCCCTCAGTGCAAAACGGACCCAATAAG CCTGACTCACCATCGGAGTCCCAACCATATATCATACAACACACTCTATTCAGCAATCCAGGAACCAAGACAAAAGACCCTCCACGTTATGAAGAGGCCATAAAACAGACCCGCAACATGCAGGCATGTCAGCGAGAG ATTTCAAATGCACACAGTCAACAGATGGATGATCTCTTCGATATCCTCATTAAGAGTGGAG aGATTTCCCTCCCTCTAAAAGAGGAACCATCTCCCATTTCCAAAATGAGACCAGTTACAGCCAATATCACCACAATGCCAGTGAACACAGTAGTATCTCGCCCTCCACCACAAGTCCAAATGGCACCTCCTATGTCTTTAGAACCAACAAATAGTTTGTCGATAAGTTTGGAGAATCAACTTGAAGCTCTCTTGGATGGACATTTACCTTCAGGTAATGAAATTCCTCAACTAGCAAGCAGTAGCGAGGACAGAGAATCATTTTCTCTGATTGAAGATCTTCAGAATGATCTGCTTAATCACTCCAGCATGCTTGATCATGCTCATTCACCCATGGAAACAGCTGACCAACAATTCACTGCTAATAGTTCCTGTTTATCTCTTGACCTTCCTGACACAAATTTAGACAATATGGAGTGGTTAGACATTACCATGCCCAATTCCTCATCAGGGCTTACTCCTCTGAGCTCTACTGCCCCAAGTATGTTCTCCACTGACTTTCTAGATCCACAAGACCTACAGTTGCACTGGGATTAA
- the MRTFB gene encoding myocardin-related transcription factor B isoform X8 — MPPLKSPAAFHEQRKSLERARTENFLKHKIRSRPDRSELVRMHILEETFAEPSLQATQMKLKRARLADDLNEKIAQRPGPMELVEKNILPVDSSVKEAIIAVGQESYPQALDDYSFDEDSSDALSPDQPASQESQGSAASPGEPKTRDSPSSVTPNTTSTTQQYLSLTSAVPEFLKPAPTTEQHTIHSTTTATTLTTTTLSAAKPGPTLVKQSHPKNPNDKHRSKKCKEPKPRVKKLKYHQYIPPDQKGEKNEPQMDSNYARLLQQQQLFLQLQILSQQQQHYNYQTILPAPLKPLSDKQNNNGNIPLTTLSSSAPTSVACTPRQNSNIPSRKPGPLPSSLDDLKVAELKMELKLRGLPVSGTKTDLIERLKPYQDLNNNSVNTNKVVAITTSTGVISNTGEVTVTFPVTTLTKSVGSFPSETSSAGTGFKLAHTESISSPLPISPSSSEQSSLSTDDTNMTDTFTEMMTMMSPSQFLSTSPLRVTVNEDSLSHASRSISSMELDAAEKDRKLQEKEKQIEELKRKLEQEQKLVEVLKMQLKVEKQGQQQQSQTPVNSITMLDQKQLNAAIKDENTLTDCSSPRQPVSVTSHSLGQPVSTGGQNLVAKKAVIIKQEVPLAKAEPQNVISQFYVSSQRQPQTAVVAQPQALLTTHGSTQLLLPLSIQGPNSATSVQLPVGNIQLQSQAGIQASSQVSAPVSSSGPVQTAAQMHGPPSKQNTVTQYVLSQAQQIRKVFPPNTSNTVFPYQNPPVKTLQQPFINKALNTSLDAGKNQVPSVQNGPNKPDSPSESQPYIIQHTLFSNPGTKTKDPPRYEEAIKQTRNMQACQREISNAHSQQMDDLFDILIKSGEISLPLKEEPSPISKMRPVTANITTMPVNTVVSRPPPQVQMAPPMSLEPTNSLSISLENQLEALLDGHLPSGNEIPQLASSSEDRESFSLIEDLQNDLLNHSSMLDHAHSPMETADQQFTANSSCLSLDLPDTNLDNMEWLDITMPNSSSGLTPLSSTAPSMFSTDFLDPQDLQLHWD; from the exons AGACATTTGCAGAACCCTCACTGCAGGCAACTCAGATGAAACTGAAGAGAGCTCGGCTGGCAGATGATCTGAATGAGAAGATTGCTCAGAGGCCTGGCCCTATGGAACTGGTGGAAAAGAACATCCTTCCTGTCGACTCCAGTGTTAAAGAAGCAATTATAG CAGTTGGACAAGAGAGTTATCCCCAAGCTTTGGATGATTACTCATTTGATGAAGACAGCAGTGACGCTTTATCTCCAGATCAGCCTGCTAGCCAGGAATCCCAGGGTTCAGCAGCGTCTCCTGGTGAGCCAAAAACAAGGGACTCGCCATCATCAGTCACACCGAACACTACTTCTACTACACAG CAGTATCTCTCATTAACTTCTGCAGTCCCTGAATTCCTGAAGCCTGCCCCCACCACCGAGCAGCACACTATACACTCTACAACTACTGCTACTACTCTGACCACAACTACTCTATCTGCAGCAAAGCCTGGGCCAACTTTGGTAAAG CAAAGCCATCCCAAGAACCCAAATGACAAGCATCGGAGCAAGAAATGTAAAGAACCTAAGCCTAGGGTAAAGAAGTTGAAGTACCATCAATATATCCCACCTGATCAGAAAGGGGAGAAGAACGAGCCACAGATGGACTCCAATTATGCTCGTTTGCTACAGCAACAGCagctttttttgcagctgcagatcctgagCCAACAGCAACAACACTACAACTACCAGACAATTCTACCTGCACCGCTCAA ACCCCTCAGTGACAAACAGAACAACAACGGGAATATACCACTGACTACTTTGAGCAGCAGCGCACCTACGTCGGTAGCCTGCACACCAAGACAGAACAGTAATATTCCCAGCAGGAAACCAGGACCGCTTCCTTCAAGCTTGGATGACCTGAAG GTAGCTGAACTGAAGATGGAATTGAAATTAAGGGGATTGCCAGTGTCTGGAACGAAAACAGATCTTATTGAGCGTCTGAAACCCTACCAAGACCTTAATAATAATAGTGTCAATACTAATAAAGTGGTTGCAATAACCACTTCTACTGGTGTTATCAGTAACACAGGGGAGGTAACTGTGACATTCCCTGTTACAACATTAACTAAATCAGTAGGGAGCTTTCCTTCAGAAACATCGTCTGCTGGAACTGGCTTCAAATTAGCACATACTGAAAGCATTAGCTCCCCTTTGCCCATTTCACCATCTTCTTCAGAACAATCAAGTCTAAGCACAGATGACACAAACATGACAGATACTTTCACAGAAATGATGACCATGATGTCACCATCCCAGTTCTTAAGTACTTCACCTCTAAGAGTGACTGTGAATGAAGACAGTCTGAGTCATGCTAGTAGAAGCATCTCAAGCATGGAGCTTGATGCAGCAGAAAAGGACCGCAAGCTTCAAGAAAAAGAGAAGCAGATTGAAGAGCTCAAAAGGAAACTGGAACAAGAACAGAAACTTGTGGAAGTACTGAAAATGCAACTGAAGGTTGAAAAACAGGGTCAGCAGCAGCAATCCCAGACTCCTGTTAACTCCATAACTATGTTGGATCAGAAACAACTAAATGCTGCTATCAAAGATGAAAACACTCTCACTGATTGCTCTAGTCCAAGGCAACCAGTATCTGTAACCAGCCATTCTTTAGGACAGCCAGTGTCTACTGGTGGCCAGAACCTAGTTGCTAAAAAGGCTGTCATTATCAAGCAGGAGGTACCTTTGGCCAAAGCTGAACCACAGAATGTAATCTCTCAATTCTATGTGAGTTCACAGAGGCAGCCACAAACTGCAGTTGTTGCCCAGCCTCAAGCTTTACTAACTACCCATGGATCAACACAGTTGCTACTCCCACTGTCTATCCAAGGACCAAATtcagccacttcagtgcagctacCAGTGGGCAATATACAGCTACAG TCACAAGCAGGAATTCAGGCTTCATCACAAGTATCTGCGCCTGTTTCATCTTCTGGTCcagttcagacagcagcacagatgcATGGTCCACCATCAAAACAAAATACTGTCACACAGTATGTGCTCAGTCAGGCCCAACAAATCAGAAAG GTTTTCCCACCTAATACATCAAATACAGTATTTCCCTATCAAAATCCACCCGTTAAAACACTACAACAGCCTTTTATCAATAAGGCATTAAACACTAGCCTTGATGCTGGGAAGAACCAGGTTCCCTCAGTGCAAAACGGACCCAATAAG CCTGACTCACCATCGGAGTCCCAACCATATATCATACAACACACTCTATTCAGCAATCCAGGAACCAAGACAAAAGACCCTCCACGTTATGAAGAGGCCATAAAACAGACCCGCAACATGCAGGCATGTCAGCGAGAG ATTTCAAATGCACACAGTCAACAGATGGATGATCTCTTCGATATCCTCATTAAGAGTGGAG aGATTTCCCTCCCTCTAAAAGAGGAACCATCTCCCATTTCCAAAATGAGACCAGTTACAGCCAATATCACCACAATGCCAGTGAACACAGTAGTATCTCGCCCTCCACCACAAGTCCAAATGGCACCTCCTATGTCTTTAGAACCAACAAATAGTTTGTCGATAAGTTTGGAGAATCAACTTGAAGCTCTCTTGGATGGACATTTACCTTCAGGTAATGAAATTCCTCAACTAGCAAGCAGTAGCGAGGACAGAGAATCATTTTCTCTGATTGAAGATCTTCAGAATGATCTGCTTAATCACTCCAGCATGCTTGATCATGCTCATTCACCCATGGAAACAGCTGACCAACAATTCACTGCTAATAGTTCCTGTTTATCTCTTGACCTTCCTGACACAAATTTAGACAATATGGAGTGGTTAGACATTACCATGCCCAATTCCTCATCAGGGCTTACTCCTCTGAGCTCTACTGCCCCAAGTATGTTCTCCACTGACTTTCTAGATCCACAAGACCTACAGTTGCACTGGGATTAA
- the MRTFB gene encoding myocardin-related transcription factor B isoform X9: MYMAEGHCWHMMAYITLVDVQTENFLKHKIRSRPDRSELVRMHILEETFAEPSLQATQMKLKRARLADDLNEKIAQRPGPMELVEKNILPVDSSVKEAIIAVGQESYPQALDDYSFDEDSSDALSPDQPASQESQGSAASPGEPKTRDSPSSVTPNTTSTTQQYLSLTSAVPEFLKPAPTTEQHTIHSTTTATTLTTTTLSAAKPGPTLVKQSHPKNPNDKHRSKKCKEPKPRVKKLKYHQYIPPDQKGEKNEPQMDSNYARLLQQQQLFLQLQILSQQQQHYNYQTILPAPLKPLSDKQNNNGNIPLTTLSSSAPTSVACTPRQNSNIPSRKPGPLPSSLDDLKVAELKMELKLRGLPVSGTKTDLIERLKPYQDLNNNSVNTNKVVAITTSTGVISNTGEVTVTFPVTTLTKSVGSFPSETSSAGTGFKLAHTESISSPLPISPSSSEQSSLSTDDTNMTDTFTEMMTMMSPSQFLSTSPLRVTVNEDSLSHASRSISSMELDAAEKDRKLQEKEKQIEELKRKLEQEQKLVEVLKMQLKVEKQGQQQQSQTPVNSITMLDQKQLNAAIKDENTLTDCSSPRQPVSVTSHSLGQPVSTGGQNLVAKKAVIIKQEVPLAKAEPQNVISQFYVSSQRQPQTAVVAQPQALLTTHGSTQLLLPLSIQGPNSATSVQLPVGNIQLQSQAGIQASSQVSAPVSSSGPVQTAAQMHGPPSKQNTVTQYVLSQAQQIRKVFPPNTSNTVFPYQNPPVKTLQQPFINKALNTSLDAGKNQVPSVQNGPNKPDSPSESQPYIIQHTLFSNPGTKTKDPPRYEEAIKQTRNMQACQREISNAHSQQMDDLFDILIKSGEISLPLKEEPSPISKMRPVTANITTMPVNTVVSRPPPQVQMAPPMSLEPTNSLSISLENQLEALLDGHLPSGNEIPQLASSSEDRESFSLIEDLQNDLLNHSSMLDHAHSPMETADQQFTANSSCLSLDLPDTNLDNMEWLDITMPNSSSGLTPLSSTAPSMFSTDFLDPQDLQLHWD; the protein is encoded by the exons AGACATTTGCAGAACCCTCACTGCAGGCAACTCAGATGAAACTGAAGAGAGCTCGGCTGGCAGATGATCTGAATGAGAAGATTGCTCAGAGGCCTGGCCCTATGGAACTGGTGGAAAAGAACATCCTTCCTGTCGACTCCAGTGTTAAAGAAGCAATTATAG CAGTTGGACAAGAGAGTTATCCCCAAGCTTTGGATGATTACTCATTTGATGAAGACAGCAGTGACGCTTTATCTCCAGATCAGCCTGCTAGCCAGGAATCCCAGGGTTCAGCAGCGTCTCCTGGTGAGCCAAAAACAAGGGACTCGCCATCATCAGTCACACCGAACACTACTTCTACTACACAG CAGTATCTCTCATTAACTTCTGCAGTCCCTGAATTCCTGAAGCCTGCCCCCACCACCGAGCAGCACACTATACACTCTACAACTACTGCTACTACTCTGACCACAACTACTCTATCTGCAGCAAAGCCTGGGCCAACTTTGGTAAAG CAAAGCCATCCCAAGAACCCAAATGACAAGCATCGGAGCAAGAAATGTAAAGAACCTAAGCCTAGGGTAAAGAAGTTGAAGTACCATCAATATATCCCACCTGATCAGAAAGGGGAGAAGAACGAGCCACAGATGGACTCCAATTATGCTCGTTTGCTACAGCAACAGCagctttttttgcagctgcagatcctgagCCAACAGCAACAACACTACAACTACCAGACAATTCTACCTGCACCGCTCAA ACCCCTCAGTGACAAACAGAACAACAACGGGAATATACCACTGACTACTTTGAGCAGCAGCGCACCTACGTCGGTAGCCTGCACACCAAGACAGAACAGTAATATTCCCAGCAGGAAACCAGGACCGCTTCCTTCAAGCTTGGATGACCTGAAG GTAGCTGAACTGAAGATGGAATTGAAATTAAGGGGATTGCCAGTGTCTGGAACGAAAACAGATCTTATTGAGCGTCTGAAACCCTACCAAGACCTTAATAATAATAGTGTCAATACTAATAAAGTGGTTGCAATAACCACTTCTACTGGTGTTATCAGTAACACAGGGGAGGTAACTGTGACATTCCCTGTTACAACATTAACTAAATCAGTAGGGAGCTTTCCTTCAGAAACATCGTCTGCTGGAACTGGCTTCAAATTAGCACATACTGAAAGCATTAGCTCCCCTTTGCCCATTTCACCATCTTCTTCAGAACAATCAAGTCTAAGCACAGATGACACAAACATGACAGATACTTTCACAGAAATGATGACCATGATGTCACCATCCCAGTTCTTAAGTACTTCACCTCTAAGAGTGACTGTGAATGAAGACAGTCTGAGTCATGCTAGTAGAAGCATCTCAAGCATGGAGCTTGATGCAGCAGAAAAGGACCGCAAGCTTCAAGAAAAAGAGAAGCAGATTGAAGAGCTCAAAAGGAAACTGGAACAAGAACAGAAACTTGTGGAAGTACTGAAAATGCAACTGAAGGTTGAAAAACAGGGTCAGCAGCAGCAATCCCAGACTCCTGTTAACTCCATAACTATGTTGGATCAGAAACAACTAAATGCTGCTATCAAAGATGAAAACACTCTCACTGATTGCTCTAGTCCAAGGCAACCAGTATCTGTAACCAGCCATTCTTTAGGACAGCCAGTGTCTACTGGTGGCCAGAACCTAGTTGCTAAAAAGGCTGTCATTATCAAGCAGGAGGTACCTTTGGCCAAAGCTGAACCACAGAATGTAATCTCTCAATTCTATGTGAGTTCACAGAGGCAGCCACAAACTGCAGTTGTTGCCCAGCCTCAAGCTTTACTAACTACCCATGGATCAACACAGTTGCTACTCCCACTGTCTATCCAAGGACCAAATtcagccacttcagtgcagctacCAGTGGGCAATATACAGCTACAG TCACAAGCAGGAATTCAGGCTTCATCACAAGTATCTGCGCCTGTTTCATCTTCTGGTCcagttcagacagcagcacagatgcATGGTCCACCATCAAAACAAAATACTGTCACACAGTATGTGCTCAGTCAGGCCCAACAAATCAGAAAG GTTTTCCCACCTAATACATCAAATACAGTATTTCCCTATCAAAATCCACCCGTTAAAACACTACAACAGCCTTTTATCAATAAGGCATTAAACACTAGCCTTGATGCTGGGAAGAACCAGGTTCCCTCAGTGCAAAACGGACCCAATAAG CCTGACTCACCATCGGAGTCCCAACCATATATCATACAACACACTCTATTCAGCAATCCAGGAACCAAGACAAAAGACCCTCCACGTTATGAAGAGGCCATAAAACAGACCCGCAACATGCAGGCATGTCAGCGAGAG ATTTCAAATGCACACAGTCAACAGATGGATGATCTCTTCGATATCCTCATTAAGAGTGGAG aGATTTCCCTCCCTCTAAAAGAGGAACCATCTCCCATTTCCAAAATGAGACCAGTTACAGCCAATATCACCACAATGCCAGTGAACACAGTAGTATCTCGCCCTCCACCACAAGTCCAAATGGCACCTCCTATGTCTTTAGAACCAACAAATAGTTTGTCGATAAGTTTGGAGAATCAACTTGAAGCTCTCTTGGATGGACATTTACCTTCAGGTAATGAAATTCCTCAACTAGCAAGCAGTAGCGAGGACAGAGAATCATTTTCTCTGATTGAAGATCTTCAGAATGATCTGCTTAATCACTCCAGCATGCTTGATCATGCTCATTCACCCATGGAAACAGCTGACCAACAATTCACTGCTAATAGTTCCTGTTTATCTCTTGACCTTCCTGACACAAATTTAGACAATATGGAGTGGTTAGACATTACCATGCCCAATTCCTCATCAGGGCTTACTCCTCTGAGCTCTACTGCCCCAAGTATGTTCTCCACTGACTTTCTAGATCCACAAGACCTACAGTTGCACTGGGATTAA